A window of Gudongella oleilytica genomic DNA:
AGCCTGAAGGTCGCTGGCAGGATGCAACTGTAATTGAACAATTAGCTGAACGTTTTGTGGAATTCGGAGATCATGTTAACGCCATATCGTGCTTCGGGATAGCATACGCTTGCTATGGAAGCTGGTCCCGTTGGCGAGATAACAGAAAATATCTGGCGGCAGCAGCGGCAAGGGACAGACAAACTGCGAAGAAGTTTGTCCTAAAGGAATGCTATGAATCAACATGCGGTTCCGGTGGTGGCTATGATACACCGCCTATTGCGGCTTCTGGACTGGATGTGCTGGATGAACCTCAAATGCTTGAGGATGTATTCAATGACTTCCTGACGCATTGTGAAAGCATGTTTGCGCAATTGCCTAAGAATGATAACTATGCATGGCTGAAAGAGTACAAGGAACCGTCCGCCGATGCCAACCAGCTCATTCTTAATTTTGTTGTGGACGAGTTGTCGACTTCTGAGATTGATCACGGCGAGAGATTGATCAAGGCAGTGACGAAGTTGGCGATTGCCAGACCCGATGAGGCAATACCTGTGCTTATTACCAGGATGGTATCAGCTTCCGGAAGGATTCTGCGTCGTTTGCTGACGGTATTTTACTGTCTTGCTACCCATTGTCCCCAGCTCTTGGTGCCGCACCAGCAGGTGTTCGCCCAAATTCTTGAGAGGGAGGACTTTTTCTGCCGTCAAACAGTTCTGCGTATTCTTCGCCGTGTGGACGAAGCTTCTCCTCTTGAAGCTTCCGTTAACAGTTCTGTCCAGCGTATAGATAAGAATTACTCAGATGCCATATATTATTCGTCGTATATACTTCCGTCTTGTTCTACTCCTGAATTCAAGCATTTTCTAAAACGAAACACCCTGTTTGATTTTTCCAAGCAGGTAGAGTTGATGGAGAAAATTCTTCAAGTACCTCCGGGGAATCTTGTGGCTGCCATTGAAGAACGACTGATTGCCCAAAAATGGTCGATAGATGATGAGAGAGACCGTGTAAAAGATGACTGGTACGGCCATGTACATCCGCAGGGCTGGCCTGTTGTCTGGATTACAACCGAATTTCAGGAACTTGTTACAGAGACTCTTTGGGGCATACTGGACGAAGTGGCTATAAAGCTGAAGATGAGCAAAGAACAGATTAACTGGCTCTGGCAGACAATCCAGCCTGCCGATCCGGAATATGTTTTCCGTGGTTTAATGCCGCGCCCTCTAGACATCGAGCCACTTAATGTCCATGACAAAGAGGCCTGGTTCAGCGAGCTGGACGCGTTCAAATCTCTGGAAATTGGAGATACAAGAATCCAGGGTGATGATGGAGAATGGATAACAATATTTGAGAAGCGGAGAATGGCTCAGGAAGAAACGTACAATGTTCCATATAGACAAGAGATCTCCCTGCAAGGATTTCTGATCCCTCGACAGGTGTACGGTGGATCCTATAGGTTAGATGAACTTGAATTATGGACCGAGAGAATCCTCCCAAATTCCTCAATGTCTGTCACAATTAAACAGACTCAGATAGAACTATCTGGTAGAGGACACAGAGTCTTGGAAAAGTCAGACGAATGTATCCCCATTATCGCCGAGCACGAGAATCCTTTAACTTTTTTGGGGTACTTAAATGTGTGTACTCTGACCTCTTTCATCATAAAGGAATTCAATCTGTCGTTTGAAGGGTTGAATCTTCTCAGAAATGGCGAAGTTGTTGCCAAGTATGAGGCATGGCAGGAAGGCTACCAGGATGAGTGTTACACACGGGAGAAATTGTCACTTGGCTTTAGACTTCGGGTGCGCCAAGACTTCTTAACCGAGATTTGTCGTTGTTATCGCAAATTACTGTGTATTTGTATTGATGAAAAACGGGAGTATTACGAGTCTATTTACCGTCCAGAACCTAATGATAGTCGATATTCAAGACGATATGTATTGTATTATTTGAGCTAAGTGCCATGATACCAGCAGTAACAAGTACCCAATTTACCATCTATAGTTTTTAAAAAAGCGGAATTCTTACAGAGAGCCGAGATGTGTTGGTATCTCATAGTTGTTTCGATGATAAGTTGGGATGACTGTAAGTTATTTTTTGGAGACACTTACCATCTTTTTTGGTGTATTTTACTGAGCAATTTATCTATTCCATACCATCAACACACGTTGAGACGGTCGTATTGATGTCAAGGATTGAGAAGTGAGTATGTGGAAAGGGCTTGAAATAAGGGCTTTCCGGAGTTTGAACGGTAAAATTGGATAAGCAATAATCGTGAAAATATCTTTTCATGGAAACAAGTCAAAAGGCATGATTTTGAACGTGACAGAGCGATTTAGATAACATGGGTTTGTGTGTGGTCGATTTAGATGTTTTGTAAAAAACGGAGGCTATATGAGCTGTTTGAATGTAATACAGGTTTACTATAAATAGTTAAGGAACTGTTTTTATCGGGGGTGAAAGTGTAGATGAATATTGAAAACTATATTGAATCTCAGTATAGGGAACTTATTAAAAGTGGACAAATAAATCCGGAATTTGCTGATTTGTATGCAGTAATTGATCATCAAAGATTAAGAGACGATTTTTAAAGAGAGTTTCACAGTTTAATTTAAGCAGGGTGTTGAGTTTGATGTATATGCATGAAATTGGTAGATACCGTCAAGTAGGAGATGAATTCTCTTAGTTGGTGATTTTGGTATCCTTTATTAAACAATTAAATAGTTCTTTATATATTTTCATGAATACTTATTGACAATTTGGTCTATTAGGCATAGACTTATAACACAAAGTCGATATTGTATAGACCAAGGAGGTTATCATGAAGGAATATAAACTTGCAGAAAGTGAAGAAAAGTTTGCAGAGTTAATATGGCAAAGCGAGCCGATTGGTTCTGGCGATCTTGTGAAACTATGTGAACAAAAAATGAATTGGAAAAAATCTACAACATATACAGTACTGAAGAAATTATGTGAAAAGGGCATTTTTCAAAATGAAAATGCTTTAGTTTCATCTCTAGTTACAAAGGATGAATATTATACCAAGCAAAGTATAGGTTTTGTTGAAGATACCTTTGGAGGGTCATTGCCTAAGTTTCTAACAGCTTTTATAGGGGCAAAAAAATTAAGTAAACATCAAGCTGAAGAGTTGAAAAAGCTGATTGATGAGCATGGGGAGGTGTAGCAATGAGTGGACTCTTTATTACTGTTTTAAATATGAGTCTTACGGCAAGCTACGTGATCCTTTTTGTGATAATTGTCAGACTTATACTAAAAAAAGCTCCAAAAGTCATTTCCTATGCCTTATGGGGTGTGGTTGCTTTTCGACTTATAATTCCATTCTCCTTTGAAAGCATGTTTAGTCTTATGCCACGGAATACAAATTCTGTTCCAATCCCTCGTGATATCATTTATCAGCAAAGTCCACAGGTTAATAGTGGGATGGAAGCAGTTGATTCCTTTGTAAGTCAATCACTTCCTGCTCCAACAGTTGGAGATATTGTAAATCCTTCACAGATTTTTGTAGAATTAGGGACATACCTCTGGGTTTTTGGAATAATAGCATTGCTTGTTTACAGTTTAGTGTCCGTTTTCCGATTAAAAAGACAACTTAAAAGTGCACGGCTAATAGAGCAGAATATCTATCAATCGGAGAATTTGAAAACACCATTTGTGCTTGGCCTAATAAACCCCAAGATATATTTACCTATTGGATTGAGTAAAGAGGAGCGAAATTATATCCTCCTTCATGAACAGACCCATATCCAGAGAAAAGATCATATCATTAAAATATTAGCTTTTTTAATATTGTCTATACATTGGTTTAATCCTCTTGTATGGATTGCGTTCATGTTAATGAGTACGGATATGGAGCTTTCTTGTGACGAAAGAGTATTAAGAGAAATGGATGAAGAAATTGAAGAAATTAAAAAGCCTTATGCTAAATCATTATTATCCCTTGCTACTGGACGGCATATTTTAAATGGAAGTCCTCTTGCTTTTGGTGAGGGAAATGTGAAAAGGAGGATAATAAACGTGCTAAATTATAAAAAGCCAGTGTTTTGGGTTGTTATTGTGGCAATTATCGCTGTGGTAGCAGTTAGTGTAGGGCTTATGAGTAATCCTCAAGAAAAGCAGTTGTCGATAGAGGATTATGCTAATCAATTTATTGAAAAAACAATTGCAGATTATAACACCGACGATAATTATTTTAAGATTATAGATAGGAAAATTACAAAGCTTGAGAAAATAGTATCCTTTGATGAACTGCTACCTGCAGCTACATTAGAGTTGTGGAGTCTCGAATACCGTCTTAAACCCGAAGATATGAGTAAGATTATGTTGGCAGGAGGTATGAATGAAGTTGACGGTTGGATTACGGAGGAGGCTAGTATGGGTAAACCGATATTGGTCTTTTCCTATGATTACGCTATACCGCAGTTTTTAGGTACCCTTTGGAGTGGTGAAGCAGATCTTTCTACACTGGCAGGACAAGAAACTGCGCTTCGCATTTTTCTCGAAACTAGAGAAATGTTACCAAGGGAAACATACAGTGGGAATCATATTGTTGTAAAATTTCCTTTGTCAACAGGAGAAACCTGCCAACTGTTTTTGTCTCAGCCGATTGTTCAGGGAGAACATGGGATTTGGTGTGTAGAACGCTGGATGGATGGAAACGGTACAGTATATTATGTTACCCCAGAAACAGATATTATGATAGCAGATTATTATAGGAAACTGCAAAATGAAGTTGATAATGGGCATAAACCAGGGCTTAGAGACCCTCTACAGGTTGCCATTGAATTTATAAAAAATGACTTGGAACAATGGCAAGTGTTTATTGATGACCTTGTTCCTCAATATTCGGCAACATTAGAGGATTTTATGGAAACGCCAGAAAGCCATTTTATAGATATCGGGGACTCTACTAAATTTACTGAAGAAGAGATAAATAGGGCAATAGAAATTGTTAAAGATAATTTTGAGTTTCCAGCTTCTACCCTAACAAAAATAATGTACAATGAAGAAAAAGCAGAGAAGTTGACTAAAGTCTATTTAGAAAGTGGTAACGGTTCAATAAATGGAGCTAAATCTGAAAATGTTATTGTATTGTTATCAAATTTTGAGGTTGACGATTCAGGTGATAATCCTGTTTTAAATCCAGGTACAACTTATGAAAATTATCAATGGATATTAATAAGGGATGATAAAAAAACTGATTGGAAAATTGATGACCAAGGTTATTAATGATTGGAAATAATATAATAATAGTTGTTGCGCATCATTTATATTATATGCAGTACCAAAGAGACCTTCAGTGGTCTCGTTTTTTTGTGTTTATTCAAGTTATTTGTGATATAATGAAGTTGAAAATTAACTATGTGGATTTATCATAGGGAGCTAAATAAGGAGGAGTAAAAATATGCCATTTATACAGTTTGACGGGCCCGAACTTACTAAAGAAAAGAAAGCCGAACTTGTTGAAAAGTTAACACAGGCTTCAGTAGAAGTATTAGGTATCCCGGAGCAGGCATTCCATGTCTTAATCAAAGAGAACAGTATGGATAACATAGGTGCAGGAGGCAAATTGTTATCTGAAACGCATAAGTAATTTAAATCATAACAGGCCATCTTGAATATGAAATTTTGAGAGGGCCTATGCTTTTTAGTAAAAAGGAAGTTTCCATCTTGATAAGTTAAGCTCTTTATATTTAGATGAGGAATATGCTGCAACGTTTTTCTGGCTACTTTTCTACCGAGGTGTTCAGCTTGCACTTGCAATTTGCGATTAAATGAAAACAGCAAACCTGGCGCTTTGATACTCCAATCACTTGAATTTTATTGACTGAGTGACTGGGCAAATTCCTCAGTTTTTTTGTTTTCTTCAGCGCCCGGAGGCCCTTTGTAATCCCTCCAAATAATTTGAAAATGAAGAAAGTATCAAAACCCTTGCAAGCAAAACATTCGATTATCTTTGCTTTTTGCTTCAGTAGGTTTATTATATTCAAAAATATTATTTAATGAAGAGGAGATTTGTTATGCATTTCAAACAAGTTACTTTGATGGTTGAAAAACTTGAGGAATCGATCGAATTTTACGAAACAGTCATTGAAATGACGATTTCCCGCCGCATCAAAACAGGAATGGGAGAAGTGGTGTTTTTGGGAAACGGCAAGGGAGAAACGGAAATTGAATTGGTTTGCATGCCGCAAACTCCAAAACTGGAAGGTAAAGGAGTCTCCCTTTGCTTTGAAACAGAAGACCTGGATGAAAAGCACGAACTAGTTCAGTCGAAAGGACTCAATCCTTCCGAAATAAAAACGCCAGACGCCAAAAGTCGCTATTTCTGGGTATATGATCCCAATGGGATTTCGATACAGCTAAGGCAGAAACTATAAGATAAGCCATACCCGTTTGCTGGAAAGTGGTGTAAAATAAAGCACTATTATCTGCCGAATCCACTCCAGGGTCCATGAAGTGGATTCGGCAGATATTGTATCAATTTGAACTGCGATATAGTTAATGAGAAGGTGCATATTGAATATGTCGGCGCTGTTTTACACTGCGAACCGGATAGGGTTTACACTTGCGACGCTGAAATTTAACAGTTGCGGCGCAGAGATTTGACATTGACACCCTGATGAAAAGTGGTGCTACGCTTTAACTGCTTTTACTCATACACAGGATAGGGCAGCACCCCGATTGAGCCGCAAGTAATCTGCAAAACTGGATTGTTCAAGAGTTTATCCACCCATTTATTCAAAGGCAAACTCAAACAAACCATCAGAATCAGCGAACGAAAGATTTCAGACTGTTTTTTGGGAGATCTTCCAGCTACTGAATAGATTGGTGCGACGAGCTTTTTGAGTTCAAGAAGGGTTTCTAACAAAAGAACACCTCACTACTGTTGTCAAACCAAAAGTGAGGTGTTCTTATTTAATGACTCAATGTGGGTATTTTGTATTACTCAACATCAATTGTAACACTATCAAGATGGAAAACTTCCTGCCCAATAGTGTTAAAATTACCTTTGATTTATTCCCCAAACCATAGTTAATTTTGATATGTTTCCATCTACGAGCTTGGATGTGTGTGTTCCCAACAAAAACAGGGATTGAAAACGTACTTTTGATAGCTATCAATTCAACTCAAAACATGTGGAAACCGTCGTGAGGATCGAACGTGTGAATACTGATGGATAGAGAGCTTGGGGCACTTGGGAAATCTTCTGATTTTGGGTTACCCTTGAGTGTATAAAAAAGATATTCGGTAAAAACGGGCATGAATAGAAAATTGAGTATAAATCTTGCATAAATTCTTCTTAGGGAATAAAATAACGATAACGATATTTACCAAGCAGTACAGGTATTGTAAATCATAAAAAGTTGAGGTTGAATTTTATGACACAGACTGAACTTGAAATCATCCTTCAAGAGGGTGAAAGATATAAAGTTGAATTCAAAGAAAGTGTGGATAAGAACCTTGTGGAAGAAGTATTCGCTTTTGCAAATGCATCCGGCGGACGTATATTTATAGGTGTTGATGACAATGGCAAAATTACTGGTACTGATATCAGTAATACCGTCCGTTCCCGTATCCAGGACACGCTAAGGCAGATTCAACCGGACTAAACTGTAAAACTTGATGTTTTTAATAATATTATCATCATCCTGTCAGTGCCAGAAGGAAAGAAAAGTCGTACAGTTGCTCAAAGGGATTTTTCCTCAGAGTCGGCCCGAATTCTCAAAAGCTTGGTCGAAATGAAATTATTGCTTTTATACAGTCAGAAGGAAAAACTTATCTAACAAATGCGGGAGTGCTTTTTTTAAAAGAGACTATGAAATATATTCCGCAGGCTCAAGTGATATGTGCTTTATATAAAGGAACCGAAAAGATAACAGTTCTTGACCGGAAAGATTTGATTGGCGATTTGGTTACTATTATTGATGAAGCCATTTTATTTCTTAAGAAGCATTTAAACTTGAGATATGAAATCAAAGAAATACGTAGGAAAGAGATTCTTGAAATACTTGAAATAGCAATCAGGGAAGCGGTTGTCAGTGCAGTTTGCCACAGGGATTATTTTGAAAAAGGGGCCAATGTGATGGTTGAGATTTTTGATGACCAGGTTGAAATCAGCAATCCTGGTTCCCTTCCTCACGGTATGACTTTAGAAGACTTCGGAAAGAAGAGTATAACGAGGAATCCTATCATTGCTTCCCTATTACACCATATTCACTATATAGAAAAAATGGGGACAGGCATCAACAGGATGAGGGAAGCCTGTAAAGAAGCTGGAATACCTGAACCGGAGTTTGAAATAACAGGCTTTTTCACAATTTTATTCCGCAGAAAAACTTCGGGAAACTTCGGTATAAATATCGGTATAAACATCGGATTAAATGAAACTCAAATGAAGATTACTGAACTTATGAAATAAGACAGCAGAATAACAACAGTTGGACTTTCTAAAATTTTGAAAAATTTTTGGTATATCAAAAAGAAAAAAGAAATATAGAGGCAAACATATCAGATTTAAAAAAGAAAGGAATTATTGAGAGGGTTGGTTCAAGAAAAAACGGGTATTGGGAAGTAAGGGAAAATGGAATATAATGAGCTTTTCGAAAAATACCAGAAGCTGCTGGAGGAAAATCAAAGGTTAAAAAATGAAAATGAGGACTATAGGAAACGGCTTGGATTGCCAGTGACATCACCCTATATAAAAAATGATGCTCAAGCCTCAATAGAGATAAATAACATCCAGGCAGTTGAGGTAGTCAAACCAGGATATGTAACCAATAGTAGCTCCCCGGAGGATAAAATTAACCTGTTTATGTCATTGTTTAGAGGCAGGGATGATGTCTATGCAAAAAGGTGGCAAAACAAAGAGGGTAAATCGGGGTATTCTCCTGTATGTTTGAATGAGTGGGCAAGAGGATTTTGTAATAAGCCAAGGATTAAATGCTCCGAATGCGATAGTAGAAATTATGCAAATTTTGACTTTGCAGCAATAGACAAGCATCTCAGGGGCAAAGATGTTTTTGGCATATATCCTATGCTACCGGATGAAACCTGCTATTTCCTCGCTATTGATTTCGATGATGAAGGCTGGGAAAAAGATATATCAGCCATGAGGGATATCTGTGCAGAAAAAAATATTCCATTTGCAGTTGAACGTTCTCGTTCAGGGAATGGAGCGCATGTATGGTTCTTTTTTGATGACAAGGTGAGCGCTGCGTCGGCCAGAAAATTTGGTACAGCACTTCTTACACATGCTATGGTTAAAAGGCATGAAATCAAATTTTCTTCATATGACCGCTTGTTTCCAAATCAGGATACACTTCCTAAAGGTGGTCTTGGGAATCTCATCGCATTACCTTTACAATTAAATGCTCGAAGAAACAACAACAGTGTTTTTATAGATGAAAACCTCCGGCCCTATGAGGATCAATGGAGTTTTTTGAGCACTATTCGAAAGCTCAGTGAAAGTGAAATTGACCTATATATTTCGCAACTATGCAGTGGCAGTGAATTGGGTGATTTAAGGCAGAATGAAGATGAAGAATGCAAGCCATGGGAGAGAAGCAAGACAAATTATAAATTATGCAAGTCTGATTTTCCTGACACTGTTTATATAACCAAAGCAAATATGCTTTACATTAGTAAAAATAGCTTTTCACATAAAGCATTGAATATTATTAAACGTATGGCAGCCTTTAAAAACCCTGACTTTTATAAGGCTCAAGCTATGAGATTGCCGACTTTTGATAAGCCAAGAATTATTTCCTTATCTGACGAGACGCCTGAGTACTTGTGTCTTCCAAGGGGATGTGAGCTTGATCTGATAAACCTGTTTAATGTTCACAAGGTGGATGTCAAATGGATTGATAAAAGCTATTCAGGAAAACAGATTGACGTTGAATTCAACGGCCAGCTTCGTGATGAGCAGGAAGATTCTGTTAATTCAATGATACAATATAACATCGGTGTATTATCCGCAACGACTGCATTTGGCAAAACCGTTATCGGAGCGAAAATTATATCAGTAAAAAAAGTAAATACTCTTATACTTGTTCATACTCAGCAATTATTAGAGCAGTGGAAGGAGCGTTTGAACCAGTTTCTCGTAATCAGAGAAGCCCTTCCTTCTGAAGAAATTAAGAATAGAGGCAGAAAAAAGAGCAGAAGTATTATTGGTCAGATAGGGGGAGGAAAAAACAATCTAAGTGGCATCATTGATGTTGCTATCATGCAGTCATTGGTAAAGGGAGATGAGGTTAAGGACTTTATCCGCAACTACGGCATGGTGATAGTAGATGAATGCCATCATGTTCCGGCATTTAGTTTCGAACAGATATTAAAAAACGTGGATGGCAAATATGTTTACGGATTAACAGCAACCCCGGTAAGGCAGGACGGACACCACCCCATCATATTCATGCATTGCGGTCCGGTCAGGTATAGAGTGGATGCCAGAAAACAAGCTGAAAAAAGACCTTTTGAGCATTATGTCATTCCGCGCTTTACTCCTTTCAGAAAACCTATCGGCCAGGATGAAAAGGAATGGTCTATTGGACAAATTTATGCTGAAATCAGCACCAGTCAGATCCGTAACAAATTAATCGTAGATGATGTTATTGAAAGTGCAAATGAGGGCCGCAATCCCATTGTTCTAACTGAAAGAACTGCACATGTTGAAGTGATTGCAAGCTCTTTAAAGGAAGTACTCCCGAATGTTATTACATTAACAGGAGGTATGTCTGCAAAGGAAAGAAGAGCTGCGCTTGAAAGACTTTCAAGTATACCGGAAGAGAGTAATTTTGTCATAGTTGCAACCGGCAAATTTGTTGGCGAGGGTTTTGACGAACCAAGACTTGATACTTTGTTTCTTGCAATGCCTGTAGCCTGGAAAGGTACAGTTCAACAGTATGCGGGCAGGCTCCACAGATTATATCAGAATAAGAGTGAAGTTCAGATTTATGATTATGTGGATGCACATGTAGGTGTACTTGAAAGAATGTATCAAAAAAGATTGAAGGGATATGCCTCTATCGGATATTCGGCTAAGGGTGACAGCAGGTCTTTTGAATCTATTAATACGATTTTTGACAATAGCAACTTCCTAACAGTTTTCAGTAATGATATTACGTCTGCTAAATCAGACATTGTCATTGTCAGTCCTTATGTTACTAAAAAACGTTTAGATCAGATGTTAAGTATTTTTATGACCGGGATTAACAATGGTGCAAAGCTTACCATCATTACCCTGCCTGAAACAGATTATAAGGAAAGGGACAGGCTTACCTTTGAGGAGATGATTAGTTCTATAAAGAATACAGGAGCCAGTATTATTTTTAAATCAAATATCCATCAAAAGTTTGCGGTGATTGATCAGAGGATTGTTTGGTATGGCAGCATAAATCTTTTGAGCTTTGGAAATTCCGAAGAAAGTATCATGAGGTTGGATAGCCTGAGTATTGCAAATGAATTAATAGGTACGCTTGATGAAATACTAAATCAAACATAATGAAGAGAGAGATGAAGCATGGGTGTATTAAGTTATAAAGAATTTATGGAAGAAGTAAGGAGCCGTTTAAGAAATCTTTCTACAGAAGATTTCCGAAACCTGATATTGAACTGGGCCAGCGAAGAACATCCTTCAGGAAGACAAGAGTTTTTGGGCAAATTAATGCATTTGAGGCAGAATGAAGAAGTTATTTCCAATGAGGATACGCTGATGGATGAGATAGAAGCTTTTGCACAGAGAGTGGAGAATGGTGAATATTGCGATGGATGGGGCTGGGATGATGCTATCCAAGAGGAAAGAGATTGGGGTGACGAAAGCTGGGCAGAGGAAATGGACGAGTTTTTTCTGCAAGCAAGAAAATTATTGCTGCGAGGGAAATATAAGCTGGCCGAAGCTGCATATAGAAGGTTATTCGATATATTGGAGATGGGATGGGAACCGGGGCATCTTCCTGGTGATCCGGATTACAGCAATATGTTAAAAACGGATATAGATGAGCAGGTTGCACTCTTTCTGAGATCCGTATATATGAATTCCGCTTCCAAAGAGAGGCCCGCTTCGCTGTATAGATCAATGAATGAATATGGATATCTGGCCCATGGAATCAAACTAAAAAATATTATGGATGCCTTAGACTCTGTGTTACCGAATTTTGATGCTTTTCTAACAAATTGGATTGAATATTTGAAAAGTGAAAGTCAGATAAATGTCAGCGAGTTACTGAGGGAAGCTGTTTTTATTAAGGGGGGTATCCCGGCTATTTCTGAGTTTGCAAGGCAATATGCAGCGAAATATCCTAAAGCATATTTGGATTGGATTGCGGATTTGGAGATGGAAGACGATAAAGATTCAGTTATTCAGGTTGCCAGAGAAGGATTGTCCAGAATTCCTCGGGATTATGCGGTAAGGGCTAAAATAGCAGAAGCCATTTCAAGGATAGGAGAAAGATTGAATGATAATGAGCTGAAACTGGAAGGGTATAGGGAAAGCTTTTATTCCGATCCTTCTATAGGATATTTACTTGACTTATATATTAGTGCTATTGAATGTGCTTGCTTTGAAGAAATTCAAGATGAAGCTGAACAAAGGGTGATGGAACTTCAAGGTAAAGGTAGGATACCTGAAAGCAACTACCACAATAGAGAGCAAAGTGCATCTTTTGCAACCGAAGGAGTATTATTCAATACTTTGCTTCTAAGTGGAAAGTATGAAAAGGTATTTGAAATGTGCAAAGGCAAAGGTCCCCTTGGATGGAGCTCCAGTGAGAATCCCAAACCATTGTTTGTTACTTTTATGATGGCAGTTTTATCAAAGGAAGGAATGCATTCAAAAATTCTTTGCAAACAATGGGAGGATGCTATTAAAAATACAAGTGATAATGCAAATAAGGAATATATTGAGAAGTACCTAAAGGTTACTGATTTTATAAAAAAGTCTATAAAGCTAACCAAGGAACAAGAAGAATTTTATTTAAAATGGTGTAGGGATGAGATAGGACACCGGGTAGATGCAATTGTCAGTAACCAGCATCGAGGGAGTTATCATAAAGCAGCCGGACTATTGGTCGCAATGGCAGAGGTTTTAGCGAACAGAGAGGAAAAGCAGGAGGGTATGGATTTCATTGAAAGATATAGGAGCAAATATCCCCGGCATTCAGCCTTCAAAAGCGAGATTACCCAGGCATTACAGGCGTCAGGGTTATTTAATATAAAAATGTCCGGGGAATGGAGGTAAATCATGCTTCGGAAAAGGAAAAACAGCCTATGAATAATGTTGAATTGAAGCGGAAGATATACTCGGTCATGAACAACATATTGCAAGAAAAGATTTATATATCTCCTATAGATGTGATAATGGGTGTAGGCATATTATCAGTCAAGGATTATGAAAGCTGGAGGTTTGGGCATGTGCCGTATCTTGAACAGGTATGTAAATCCAACTTGAGTAACCTGTCCTTTATAATGAGAGAGCTTAGGACATATGCGAAATAGAATCATATGAAGCCCTCATGGACTGCATACAATCAGTGGGGTGTAAAAGGCAGGAAGATTCCTTTGCGTTTTAGTAAATCCGGAGATTCAAGAATAGAAGAAGCGTATGCTACACACTACGTTGTAGCTCTAAAGCTAGGAGAGGGAAAGGATTTTCATAAACAGTAAAAAAATGAAAATCTAACGTAATGAAAACCAATTTATCAAGATAAATTGCAATAACAAATTGAACTAATTTTCATGCCTAACAGATCTTGTACTGTATTATGATTGATTTGTCACGGGAAGGGTGGAGATTTTCATCGAAAATACTACCCGACCTTGACAACTTTTAGCATAGTATACTCTAAGTTGGCCTTTCGGCACTCGATGCCGTAAAGGCCTACATGAAAACTCGATGGCTTCTGCTATGATGCATAGATTGCATCCAGTTCGTCCTCAAAGAGCTCCTCTGG
This region includes:
- a CDS encoding BlaI/MecI/CopY family transcriptional regulator, whose amino-acid sequence is MKEYKLAESEEKFAELIWQSEPIGSGDLVKLCEQKMNWKKSTTYTVLKKLCEKGIFQNENALVSSLVTKDEYYTKQSIGFVEDTFGGSLPKFLTAFIGAKKLSKHQAEELKKLIDEHGEV
- a CDS encoding M56 family metallopeptidase, yielding MSGLFITVLNMSLTASYVILFVIIVRLILKKAPKVISYALWGVVAFRLIIPFSFESMFSLMPRNTNSVPIPRDIIYQQSPQVNSGMEAVDSFVSQSLPAPTVGDIVNPSQIFVELGTYLWVFGIIALLVYSLVSVFRLKRQLKSARLIEQNIYQSENLKTPFVLGLINPKIYLPIGLSKEERNYILLHEQTHIQRKDHIIKILAFLILSIHWFNPLVWIAFMLMSTDMELSCDERVLREMDEEIEEIKKPYAKSLLSLATGRHILNGSPLAFGEGNVKRRIINVLNYKKPVFWVVIVAIIAVVAVSVGLMSNPQEKQLSIEDYANQFIEKTIADYNTDDNYFKIIDRKITKLEKIVSFDELLPAATLELWSLEYRLKPEDMSKIMLAGGMNEVDGWITEEASMGKPILVFSYDYAIPQFLGTLWSGEADLSTLAGQETALRIFLETREMLPRETYSGNHIVVKFPLSTGETCQLFLSQPIVQGEHGIWCVERWMDGNGTVYYVTPETDIMIADYYRKLQNEVDNGHKPGLRDPLQVAIEFIKNDLEQWQVFIDDLVPQYSATLEDFMETPESHFIDIGDSTKFTEEEINRAIEIVKDNFEFPASTLTKIMYNEEKAEKLTKVYLESGNGSINGAKSENVIVLLSNFEVDDSGDNPVLNPGTTYENYQWILIRDDKKTDWKIDDQGY
- the dmpI gene encoding 4-oxalocrotonate tautomerase DmpI, with product MPFIQFDGPELTKEKKAELVEKLTQASVEVLGIPEQAFHVLIKENSMDNIGAGGKLLSETHK
- a CDS encoding VOC family protein, whose translation is MHFKQVTLMVEKLEESIEFYETVIEMTISRRIKTGMGEVVFLGNGKGETEIELVCMPQTPKLEGKGVSLCFETEDLDEKHELVQSKGLNPSEIKTPDAKSRYFWVYDPNGISIQLRQKL
- a CDS encoding helix-turn-helix domain-containing protein, translating into MTQTELEIILQEGERYKVEFKESVDKNLVEEVFAFANASGGRIFIGVDDNGKITGTDISNTVRSRIQDTLRQIQPD
- a CDS encoding ATP-binding protein, with the protein product MKYIPQAQVICALYKGTEKITVLDRKDLIGDLVTIIDEAILFLKKHLNLRYEIKEIRRKEILEILEIAIREAVVSAVCHRDYFEKGANVMVEIFDDQVEISNPGSLPHGMTLEDFGKKSITRNPIIASLLHHIHYIEKMGTGINRMREACKEAGIPEPEFEITGFFTILFRRKTSGNFGINIGINIGLNETQMKITELMK